TCTGTGGTGAGTGAAGTGGACTAAAATCTCTAATAACCATTCAAATTTTGAATATTGAAGACCCCAATATGAAGTCGTTTTTTCGACTAAATCTTTTTCTTTTATATTAAAATAGAATTCCTTTAATTCATGAAAATTTTTTTGTAATAAACTTTTCATTTCAACTATTGACTTGCATTCAACCTTAGTATAATAATTTACCATCAATTCTTGACTAACACCGCTCATAATTTCCATATCAGCACCAATAAGCTCACATAGATGCTGGACTAACTCCCCAATCGATTTCTTGTCCTCAACCGGTCGAAAATTTAAATCTTCCTCATTAATTAAATCAATCATTTCTAAAACACTCTTTACACATAAACTCAATTGATGAATCACATTTTCAATATACATTAGTTGGCCGGGACACGAATGGCCGGAATAGTTCTAGATCTATCCTCATTTCCAACCTTATCCCTTTTCCTCCTTTCCTGCTTAACTTCTACCTTTTTTCTCGTCATATAACCATTCGTTACGGAATAGACTTGTACAAAAAAAGGAGGGATACTGATGAGAACATTGGCTTGGCATGAAACCTTAGAATTACATGAAATTGTTGCTACAACTACTTACTACTTATATAAGCTTAAAACAAATTTAAAAAATATAACAGATTCAGGATTAAAAGAATTATATAAAACTTCTATTATATTGTTTGAAAATAACTTACGGGATTTATTAAAATTTATGAGCAATATTAC
This genomic interval from Gottfriedia acidiceleris contains the following:
- a CDS encoding DinB family protein, which gives rise to MIDLINEEDLNFRPVEDKKSIGELVQHLCELIGADMEIMSGVSQELMVNYYTKVECKSIVEMKSLLQKNFHELKEFYFNIKEKDLVEKTTSYWGLQYSKFEWLLEILVHFTHHRAQLHMLLVQKKGNINIGLF